The following proteins come from a genomic window of Lycium ferocissimum isolate CSIRO_LF1 chromosome 4, AGI_CSIRO_Lferr_CH_V1, whole genome shotgun sequence:
- the LOC132053696 gene encoding uncharacterized protein LOC132053696, giving the protein MNWEEETKLRLFQLNEMDEFRYQAYERAALYKQRMKQYHDKKILKREFYKGDPVLLFNSRLKLLPGKLKSRWSGPFKVVSVSPHGAIELKSEDGTRTFKVNGQRVKHYHGMIDGDRIVDRYRLKHLGMNADAASPD; this is encoded by the coding sequence atgAATTGGGAAGAAGAGACCAAACTCAGGTTGTTTCAGCTCAACGAGATGGATGAGTTCCGCTATCAGGCTTATGAAAGGGCAGCGCTATACAAACAAAGGATGAAGCAGTATCATGACAAGAAAATCCTGAAGCGGGAATTCTACAAGGGTGACCCTGTCTTGCTGTTTAATTCTAGATTGAAGCTGCTTCCGGGCAAATTAAAATCACGGTGGTCAGGTCCCTTTAAAGTGGTAAGTGTCTCACCCCATGGAGCTATTGAATTGAAGTCCGAAGACGGAACTCGGACATTCAAGGTGAACGGGCAGAGGGTGAAGCACTACCATGGTATGATTGACGGAGATAGAATTGTGGACCGATATCGGTTGAAGCACCTTGGGATGAATGCTGACGCGGCGAGTCCCGACTAA